A genomic window from Pecten maximus chromosome 4, xPecMax1.1, whole genome shotgun sequence includes:
- the LOC117326422 gene encoding uncharacterized transmembrane protein DDB_G0289901-like produces MDQCDTYKRSPTHMDQCDTYRLTWPHAYGSKENGGSSNGGTSNGGTLNGETSNGETSNGGTFNGGTSNGGTSNGETSNGGTSNNGTSNGGTSNGETSNGGTSNGGTSNGESSNGGTSNGGASNGGTSNGGTSNGGTFNGGTSNGGTSNGETSNGGTSNGGTSNGETSNGGTSNGGISNGGTLNGETSYGGTSNGGTSNVGTSNGGTSNGGTSNGGTSNGGTSNGETSNGGTSNGEPQMVEPLMVEPLMVEPPMVEPLMVEPLMVELLMVEPLMVESQMVEALMVEALMVEPQMVEPLMVEPLMVEPQRDTLF; encoded by the exons ATGGATCAGTGTGATACCTACAAACGTAGCCCCACGCATATGGATCAGTGTGATACCTATCGACTCACGTGGCCCCACGCGTATGGATCA AAGGAAAATGGTGGAAGCTCAAATGGTGGAACCTCTAATGGTGGAACCTTAAATGGTGAAACCTCTAATGGTGAAACCTCTAATGGTGGAACCTTTAATGGTGGAACCTCTAATGGTGGAACCTCTAATGGTGAAACCTCTAATGGTGGAACCTCTAATAATGGAACCTCTAATGGTGGAACCTCTAATGGTGAAACCTCTAATGGTGGAACCTCGAATGGTGGAACCTCTAATGGTGAAAGCTCTAATGGTGGAACCTCTAATGGTGGAGCCTCCAATGGTGGAACCTCTAATGGTGGAACCTCTAATGGTGGAACCTTTAATGGTGGAACCTCAAATGGTGGAACCTCGAATGGCGAAACCTCAAATGGTGGAACTTCTAATGGTGGAACCTCTAATGGTGAAACCTCTAATGGTGGAACCTCAAATGGTGGAATCTCAAATGGTGGAACCTTAAATGGTGAAACCTCTTATGGTGGAACCTCTAATGGTGGAACCTCTAATGTTGGAACCTCTAATGGTGGAACCTCAAATGGTGGAACCTCTAATGGTGGAACCTCTAATGGTGGAACCTCTAATGGCGAAACCTCAAATGGTGGAACCTCTAATGGTGAACCTCAAATGGTGGAACCTCTAATGGTGGAACCTCTAATGGTGGAGCCTCCAATGGTGGAACCTCTAATGGTGGAACCTCTAATGGTGGAACTTCTAATGGTGGAACCTCTAATGGTGGAATCTCAAATGGTGGAAGCTCTAATGGTGGAAGCTCTAATGGTGGAACCTCAAATGGTGGAACCTCTAATGGTGGAACCTCTAATGGTGGAACCTCAAAGGGACACCCTTTTCTAA